In Vicingus serpentipes, the DNA window GCGTGAAATTAAGTATGCTAAATACGACCACTACTCTTACCCAGTAAACCAAATGCACGGAATTCAATCAGAATTGCCTTCATTTATGTTAAACATGCATCAAATCGAAAATAAAGAGGATGCATTGGCTTATGTAAGTCGTTTAAATGCAATCAAACCTTTATTCGACCAATTAATCGAAAACTTAAAAATTAGAGCTGACAAAGGTATTATCGTTCCAAAATTTGTATTTGGCCACCTATACAACGATTGCAATAATATTATTGGAGATACTAAAAAAGTAAACGAGAATCTTTTCATTGTTGACCTTACTGATAAACTTGCTAAAACCGAATTGACTGAGGAAGACAAAAAAGAAATTATTACTTCAGCAGAAAAAGCGGTAACAGAATCGGTATTTATAGCTTACCAAAACTTAGTGGCTTATCTAAAAGACTTAGAACAACTAGCAACAACGGATGATGGCGTATGGAAATTTGAAGATGGCGAAAACTTTTACAACTACCGTTTAGAAGAAATTACAACTACCAACCTAACTAGTGATGAAATTTTTAATACTGGAAAAGCTGAAGTAGAACGTATTCATAATGAAATGAAAGCCATTATGAAGCAAGTTAATTTTGAAGGCTCATTACAAGACTTTTTTAAATTTATGAAAGAAGATCAACAATTTTACTATGCAGATGGAGCTGAAGGTAAAGCAAAAATGTTAGCAGGCTATCAAGACATTGTAGATAGTATGGAAGCGCATTTAGATGAAGTGTTTTACACTAAACCTAAAGCACGCATGGAAGTAAAAGCTGTTGAAGAATGGAGAGAAAAATCGGCTGGAAAAGCATTTTACCAAAGAGGAACACCTGACGGAACTCGTAAAGGAACATTTTATGCCAACCTATACAAAATGGCTGACATGCCTACTTACGAAATGGAAGCGTTGGCTTACCATGAAGGTATTCCTGGACATCACATGCAAGGAAGTATTGCTCAAGAATTAACAGACTTACCAGAGTTTAGAAAATACAGTGGCTACACTTCTTATAGTGAAGGTTGGGGCTTATATTGTGAATTATTACCAAAAGAAATGGGCTTTTACCAAGATCCTTATTCTGATTTTGGAAGATTAGCAATGGAATTATGGAGAGCTTGCCGTTTAGTTGTAGATGCTGGTATCCATCAAAAACGTTGGACAAGAGAAGAAGCTATTGCCTTTTTAATGGAAAACACGCCAAACTCTGAAAACTCTTGTACAAAAGCTATTGAGCGTTACATTGTAATGCCTGGACAAGCAACTGCATATAAAGTAGGAATGTTACACATTTTAAAAATGAGAGAAAAAGCAAAAACCGCTTTAGGAGATAAATTCGATATCCGTCAGTTTCACGATATCTTTTTACGTTCTGGCGGAGTTCCATTAGAAATTTTTGAAGAACAAATTGATGAGTGGATTGCAAAAGAAGCTCACTAAAAGACGAAAACAAACATGAATAAAAGCTTATTTGACAATTATAATTTAGCAGGTATAAACTTATCATCACGAATTGTAATGGCACCACTAACCCGTTGCCGAGCAATTGATGGAAACACACCAAACGCTTTAATGGCGGAATATTATGGACAAAGAGCTGGTGCAGGGTTAATTATTGCCGAAGGAACTGCTCCTTCTCCTAACGGATTAGGCTACACCAATATCCCTGGCTTATTTAATGAAAAACAAGCCAATGAATGGAAAAAATCAACTCAAGCTGTTCATGATAAAGGTGGTAAAATTTTTATTCAATTAATGCATACAGGTAGAGTTAGTCACATCGAGAACTTACCTAAGGGAGCAGAAGTTGTTAGTGCCTCAGCTATTGCTCAACCCGGCACAGTAAAAACTTACCTCAACGGACATCTACCCTATACGCTTCCAAAAGAAATGACAATTGAAGATATCCAACATTGCATTAAGGAATTTATTAATTCTTCATCGCTAGCAGTACAGGCTGGGTTCGATGGCATTGAAGTTCATGCTTCACATGGTTATTTACCTAATCAGTTTATTAACGAAGCAAGTAATTCTCGAACTGATGAATATGGAGGAAGTATTGAAAACCGATGTAGATTTACTTTAGACATTGTTAAACAAACAATAAAACACATCGGAAAAGAAAAAGTAGGAATACGTCTTTCCCCTTTTAGTTATGCAGATGAAAACGAAAACCCAGAAACAGTAATAGCAACTTATAAATATTTAGCAAGTGAATTGGATAAGTTAAATATCGCTTATGTTCACCTCAGCCATATGGGAGAAAGAAATCCTTTAAAGTTTAATCTTTGGAAAGAAATAAGAAAACTTTATTCGGGAACACTTATTCTTTGTGGTGATTTTACCAAAGAAACTGCACAGCAAGCATTAGATAATAATGAAGCTGATCTTATTGCTTTTGGTAGAGACTTTATTGCTAATCCTGATTTTGTGGAGCGACTAAAACACAACTACCCTTTGGCGGAAAGAGACAACGAAAAATGGTATGGAAATACATCAGAAGGCTATACAGATTACCCTTTTTATAATGAAAAGTAAATGAATATACTTTCTATTCTCGATTACATTGGTGTTTTTGTTTTTGCTATGAGTGGAATACTTACAGCCTCAAACAAAAAGTTAGATTTATTTGGCGGTTTTATTATTGCTTTTGTTACAGCTCTTGGTGGAGGAACATTAAGAGACCTGCTGTTAAACGTAGAAATTGGCTGGATAATAGAAACAAAATACATCTATATTGTCTTGGCTGGAGCTTTCTTTGCTTTGCTATTCAAAAAAGTAACACAAAAAATGAGTAAAACCATTTTCCTATTCGATACCATAGGAATTGGTTTATTTACCATTTTAGGTGTTCAAAAGGCATTATTACTCAACGCTCCGGTAGAAGTAGCTGTAATGTTTGGAGTTATGACGGCTACTTTTGGCGGTGTAATTAGAGATATTTTATGTACTGAAATTCCTTTAATATTCAGAAAAGAAATTTATGCTACAGCCTGTTTTGTTGGTGCAATTACCTACGTATCTCTAAACTAC includes these proteins:
- a CDS encoding alkene reductase — its product is MNKSLFDNYNLAGINLSSRIVMAPLTRCRAIDGNTPNALMAEYYGQRAGAGLIIAEGTAPSPNGLGYTNIPGLFNEKQANEWKKSTQAVHDKGGKIFIQLMHTGRVSHIENLPKGAEVVSASAIAQPGTVKTYLNGHLPYTLPKEMTIEDIQHCIKEFINSSSLAVQAGFDGIEVHASHGYLPNQFINEASNSRTDEYGGSIENRCRFTLDIVKQTIKHIGKEKVGIRLSPFSYADENENPETVIATYKYLASELDKLNIAYVHLSHMGERNPLKFNLWKEIRKLYSGTLILCGDFTKETAQQALDNNEADLIAFGRDFIANPDFVERLKHNYPLAERDNEKWYGNTSEGYTDYPFYNEK
- a CDS encoding trimeric intracellular cation channel family protein, translating into MNILSILDYIGVFVFAMSGILTASNKKLDLFGGFIIAFVTALGGGTLRDLLLNVEIGWIIETKYIYIVLAGAFFALLFKKVTQKMSKTIFLFDTIGIGLFTILGVQKALLLNAPVEVAVMFGVMTATFGGVIRDILCTEIPLIFRKEIYATACFVGAITYVSLNYFGVNDIINTIISGAIIISIRTVAVIKKLSLPLINEKY
- a CDS encoding DUF885 domain-containing protein, translated to MNIKSLALTLITIPLFYSCDSNTSTKTAETTTQVDSTEVARLNQWFADVFERNLMDYPQFLTRLGRKDRQGELNDISEARRLKDIEEAKSDLAELLKFDPNKLDEQTKLSFRLYKRRLEREIKYAKYDHYSYPVNQMHGIQSELPSFMLNMHQIENKEDALAYVSRLNAIKPLFDQLIENLKIRADKGIIVPKFVFGHLYNDCNNIIGDTKKVNENLFIVDLTDKLAKTELTEEDKKEIITSAEKAVTESVFIAYQNLVAYLKDLEQLATTDDGVWKFEDGENFYNYRLEEITTTNLTSDEIFNTGKAEVERIHNEMKAIMKQVNFEGSLQDFFKFMKEDQQFYYADGAEGKAKMLAGYQDIVDSMEAHLDEVFYTKPKARMEVKAVEEWREKSAGKAFYQRGTPDGTRKGTFYANLYKMADMPTYEMEALAYHEGIPGHHMQGSIAQELTDLPEFRKYSGYTSYSEGWGLYCELLPKEMGFYQDPYSDFGRLAMELWRACRLVVDAGIHQKRWTREEAIAFLMENTPNSENSCTKAIERYIVMPGQATAYKVGMLHILKMREKAKTALGDKFDIRQFHDIFLRSGGVPLEIFEEQIDEWIAKEAH